The following are encoded in a window of Pygocentrus nattereri isolate fPygNat1 chromosome 5, fPygNat1.pri, whole genome shotgun sequence genomic DNA:
- the dlk2 gene encoding protein delta homolog 2 isoform X2, giving the protein MIQRVTLTLLFWGSCVLLIPNCEGQDTFQTPAVNCSCELGHGKCAEDGECRCDPGWGGPFCADCARMPGCVHGSCHQPWQCTCEDGWTGRFCDKDVHVCEKEQPCQNGATCSLNEAGEYNCLCPEGFHGKNCELKTGPCHKTKSPCKNGGLCEDMGGYAPELSCRCLAGFTGPRCETNMDDCLMRPCANGATCLDGVNRFSCLCPAGFTGRFCTINLDDCASQPCLNGGRCIDRITAFHCLCPPGYTGRTCEVPLWDKGPQTQAPHRNFGWGGGGGGVNRVTQNKPNIPTSANNSQGFTAGGGEGRLLKISVKEVVTQNAAAGLTEEQLITLLVLGGLTLAVVALTAGLVLRGHWQAFCACSRCRTPASQQNSFQQCCTQQRHLVSPQQDCKISFLHSPAPPRELEKKRLNTEVI; this is encoded by the exons ATGATACAGAGGGTAACCCTGACCCTACTCTTCTGGGGTAGCTGTGTCTTGCTCATTCCTAACTGCGAAGGCCAAG ACACATTTCAAACTCCTGCTGTGAACTGCTCGTGTGAACTTGGCCACGGGAAGTGTGCGGAAGATGGTGAATGCAG ATGCGACCCTGGATGGGGAGGGCCTTTCTGCGCCGACTGTGCGCGAATGCCAGGCTGCGTTCATGGCTCCTGCCACCAGCCCTGGCAGTGCACCTGCGAGGACGGCTGGACCGGCCGCTTCTGTGACAAAG ATGTTCATGTATGTGAAAAAGAACAGCCGTGTCAGAACGGGGCCACCTGTTCTTTAAACGAAGCGGGAGAATACAACTGTCTGTGTCCTGAAGGCTTTCATGGGAAAAACTGCGAGTTAAAGACTGGGCCGTGCCATAAAACCAA GTCCCCTTGTAAGAACGGTGGTCTGTGCGAAGATATGGGCGGCTACGCACCAGAACTCTCCTGCCGATGCCTGGCTGGTTTCACGGGGCCTCGCTGCGAGACCAACATGGATGACTGCCTAATGCGTCCCTGCGCCAATGGTGCCACCTGTCTGGACGGAGTGAACCGCTTTTCGTGCCTGTGCCCCGCTGGTTTCACAGGCCGCTTCTGCACCATCAACTTGGATGACTGTGCCAGTCAGCCCTGCCTCAATGGAGGCCGCTGTATAGACCGCATCACTGCGTTCCACTGCTTGTGTCCCCCTGGTTACACAGGCCGAACTTGTGAAGTTCCATTGTGGGATAAGGGGCCCCAAACGCAAGCCCCACATAGGAACTTTGGatggggaggaggaggaggtggagtcAACAGGGTCACCCAGAATAAGCCTAATATTCCCACTTCAGCAAACAACTCACAGGGATTTACAGCCGGTGGGGGCGAGGGGCGTCTGCTGAAGATCTCCGTGAAGGAGGTGGTGACGCAGAATGCAGCGGCAGGACTCACAGAAGAGCAGCTCATAACCCTGCTAGTACTGGGGGGCTTGACTCTGGCTGTGGTGGCACTTACAGCTGGGCTGGTGCTACGAGGACACTGGCAGGCCTTCTGTGCCTGCAGCCGGTGTAGAACACCAGCCTCCCAACAAAACTCATTCCAGCAATGCTGCACGCAGCAGCGCCACCTAGTTTCCCCTCAGCAGGACTGCAAGATCAGCTTTCTCCACTCCCCTGCTCCTCCCCGTGAGCTGGAGAAGAAGAGACTAAACACTGAGGTCATATGA
- the dlk2 gene encoding protein delta homolog 2 isoform X1, whose protein sequence is MTLDTGSDHNKGFPCTMIQRVTLTLLFWGSCVLLIPNCEGQDTFQTPAVNCSCELGHGKCAEDGECRCDPGWGGPFCADCARMPGCVHGSCHQPWQCTCEDGWTGRFCDKDVHVCEKEQPCQNGATCSLNEAGEYNCLCPEGFHGKNCELKTGPCHKTKSPCKNGGLCEDMGGYAPELSCRCLAGFTGPRCETNMDDCLMRPCANGATCLDGVNRFSCLCPAGFTGRFCTINLDDCASQPCLNGGRCIDRITAFHCLCPPGYTGRTCEVPLWDKGPQTQAPHRNFGWGGGGGGVNRVTQNKPNIPTSANNSQGFTAGGGEGRLLKISVKEVVTQNAAAGLTEEQLITLLVLGGLTLAVVALTAGLVLRGHWQAFCACSRCRTPASQQNSFQQCCTQQRHLVSPQQDCKISFLHSPAPPRELEKKRLNTEVI, encoded by the exons ATTTCCCTGCACCATGATACAGAGGGTAACCCTGACCCTACTCTTCTGGGGTAGCTGTGTCTTGCTCATTCCTAACTGCGAAGGCCAAG ACACATTTCAAACTCCTGCTGTGAACTGCTCGTGTGAACTTGGCCACGGGAAGTGTGCGGAAGATGGTGAATGCAG ATGCGACCCTGGATGGGGAGGGCCTTTCTGCGCCGACTGTGCGCGAATGCCAGGCTGCGTTCATGGCTCCTGCCACCAGCCCTGGCAGTGCACCTGCGAGGACGGCTGGACCGGCCGCTTCTGTGACAAAG ATGTTCATGTATGTGAAAAAGAACAGCCGTGTCAGAACGGGGCCACCTGTTCTTTAAACGAAGCGGGAGAATACAACTGTCTGTGTCCTGAAGGCTTTCATGGGAAAAACTGCGAGTTAAAGACTGGGCCGTGCCATAAAACCAA GTCCCCTTGTAAGAACGGTGGTCTGTGCGAAGATATGGGCGGCTACGCACCAGAACTCTCCTGCCGATGCCTGGCTGGTTTCACGGGGCCTCGCTGCGAGACCAACATGGATGACTGCCTAATGCGTCCCTGCGCCAATGGTGCCACCTGTCTGGACGGAGTGAACCGCTTTTCGTGCCTGTGCCCCGCTGGTTTCACAGGCCGCTTCTGCACCATCAACTTGGATGACTGTGCCAGTCAGCCCTGCCTCAATGGAGGCCGCTGTATAGACCGCATCACTGCGTTCCACTGCTTGTGTCCCCCTGGTTACACAGGCCGAACTTGTGAAGTTCCATTGTGGGATAAGGGGCCCCAAACGCAAGCCCCACATAGGAACTTTGGatggggaggaggaggaggtggagtcAACAGGGTCACCCAGAATAAGCCTAATATTCCCACTTCAGCAAACAACTCACAGGGATTTACAGCCGGTGGGGGCGAGGGGCGTCTGCTGAAGATCTCCGTGAAGGAGGTGGTGACGCAGAATGCAGCGGCAGGACTCACAGAAGAGCAGCTCATAACCCTGCTAGTACTGGGGGGCTTGACTCTGGCTGTGGTGGCACTTACAGCTGGGCTGGTGCTACGAGGACACTGGCAGGCCTTCTGTGCCTGCAGCCGGTGTAGAACACCAGCCTCCCAACAAAACTCATTCCAGCAATGCTGCACGCAGCAGCGCCACCTAGTTTCCCCTCAGCAGGACTGCAAGATCAGCTTTCTCCACTCCCCTGCTCCTCCCCGTGAGCTGGAGAAGAAGAGACTAAACACTGAGGTCATATGA